Sequence from the Actinocatenispora sera genome:
TGGTGTTGAGCAGTACCCGGTCGCCGGCCTGCGCCGTGCCGACCAGGTCGGGGTAGGCGAGCGCGCGCACCGTCTCCGGGTCGTCCGGGCTGCGCGCGTCCAGCCGCACCTGGTATTCGATCGCGCCGCGCCAGCGGCGCCGCTCGCCGAGCACTCGTCCGCTGCGCCACCGCACCACGCGCTCACGGTAGTCATCGCCGCGGGCGGTGTCCCGGCCGGGGCCGCACCGTGTGGTTTGCGAACGTTGCCCGCCTTCGCCGGGAATGTAGGCCGGGCGCCACACCCGTCGTGCGACGAGCGGCCGGCGGCGATGGGATAGCCTGGCCAGAGTGTCGCGCTCCCGCACCGAACGCCTGGTCAACCTGGTCATCTGCCTGCTGTCCACGCGCCGCTTCCTGACCGCCGCGCAGATCGCGGCGACCGTGCCCGGCTACGGGCACGACCCCGCCGACGCCCGCGAACACGAGGCCTTCCAGCGCAAGTTCGAGCGGGACAAGGCCGACCTGCGCGAGCTCGGGGTGCCGCTGGAGACCGGGACCGACTCGGTGTTCGACACCGAGCCCGGCTACCGGATCGGCCGCCGCGACTACGCGCTGCCGGAGGTGCGGCTGGCGCCGGACGAGGCCGCCGCGGTCGGTCTGGCGGCCCGGCTGTGGCGACACGCCGGTCTGGCCCAGGCGGCGTCCTCGGGGCTGCGCAAGCTGCGCGCGGCCGGCGTGGAGGTCGACCCGCAGGCGACGCTCGGGGTCGAGCCGGTGGTCAGCGCCGAGCCCGCGTTCGAGCCGCTGACCCGCGCGGTCCGGGAGCGCCGCGCCGTCCGGTTCGACTACCGCACCCCGGCCGCGGACGAGCCGGCCACCCGCCGGTTGCAGCCGTGGGGTGTGGTGTCGCTGCGCGGCCGGTGGTACGTGGTGGGCCACGACGAGGACCGGCGGGCGACCCGGTGCTTCCGGCTGTCCCGGTTCGCCAGCCCGGTCCGGCTGGTCGGCGAGCCCGACGCGTTCCGCCCGCCGGAGCAGGTCGATCTGATCGACTACGTGGCACACTCGTTCGCCGAGCCGGCCGCCACCCGTACCGCGACGGTGCGGTTGCGGCCCGGCTGCGGCAACGGCATCCGCCGCCAGGCACACGCCGTCGACGGCGACGTGGTGCGGCTGCGCTACTCCGACGTCGAGTCGCTCGCCTCGCGGCTGGTCGGCTACGGCGCGGACGTGGTGGTGCTCGACCCGCCGGAGCTGCGCGCGGCCGTCATCGACCGGTTGCGGCCGATCGCGTCGCGCGCCGGTACGGCCAGAGCGTCGGAGGTGAGCTCGTGAGCGAGCGGCAGCGGGCCAGTCGTGGGAGGTGTGCTGGATGAGCGCGGCGACCGACCGGCTCGGCCGGGTGCTCAACCTGATGCCGTACCTGCTGGCGCGGCCGGGGATCCGGATCGCCGACGCGGCCGAGGATCTGGGCGTCACCGCCGCGGAGCTGCGCGACGATCTGCAACTGCTGTGGGTGTGCGGGCTGCCCGGGTACGGGCCGGGCGACCTGATCGACATGTCACTGGACGGCGACACCGTCACGATCACCTACGACGCCGGCATCGACCGGCCGCTGCGGCTGACCCCGGACGAGGGGTTGGCGTTGATGGTCGCGCTGCGCACGCTGGCCGAGACGCCCGGCCTGGCCCACCGCGACGCGGTCGAGCGCGCCCTGGCGAAGATCGAGTCGGCGGCCGGCGAGGCGGCCGACACCGCCGGCCGGGTCGCCGTGCGCGGCCCCGCCGACAGCGACCGGACCGCGGAGGTGCGCGGCGCGCTGGACCGCGGCCGGGCCCTGCGGATCCGGTACTACACCGCCGGCCGCGACGTGTCGACCGAGCGGGTGGTCGACCCGATGCGCCTGCTGACCGTCGGCGCCTGGTCGTATCTGGAGGCCTGGTGCCGGCGGGCGGAGGCGGTCCGGCTGTTCCGGCTGGACCGCATCGACCAGCTGACCGAGCTGTCCGAGCCGTCCGCGCCGCCGCCACAGGCGCAACCGTCGGACCTGCGCGGCGGCACGTTCCGGCCCACCGCCGACCAGCCGCAGGTCACGCTGCTGGTCGACCGCGGCGCGCGGTGGATCACCGAGTACTACCCGTGCGAGCAGGTGGATCCGCAGCCGGACGGCCGCTGGCGGGTCCGGTTGCGCGCCTCGGATCTGACCTGGGCGCGCCGGCTGGTGCTGGGGCTCGGCGCCGATGTCGAGGTCGTCGGGCCGCCGGAGCTGGCCAGCGCCGTCGCGGCGGAGGCGCGTGCCGCCCTCGCCGCCTACGGCATCGACTGACGCCGATTCGTACACCGACCTCGACAGGGGCGGTTTCCGGCGGATCGGCGTGCCGGCGTGCCGTACCTGCCGGTTGCCCGCGCCATGACCTAGGGTGGCCACGTGCATGCCATCTGGTTCGTTGTCCTGGCGATCGTGCTGGTCGGCGCGGCGATGCTGGTGGCCGGCCTGCTGGAGCTGCGACGCCGGCTGCCGGCGCTGCGGGCGGCCCTTTCCGCGGTGCGGCAGCGGCGGGGCCAGCTCGTCCTGCTGGCCGAGCGCTCCGGCACGCTCAACCTCGAACTGGCGGCCGCCCGCTCTCGCCTCGCGGAGGTACGGGACGAGCTGCCGGTCGCCGGTCGACACCGGTCATAGCCGTAAGATGGCGTCCGGCGTCGGGTTTCGGCCGTGCCCAGTTGACGGGGACGTGTCCGGGCGGCGAGACTTGGCGCGCCGGGCCGTGCAGCAGACTGCTGGGCCGAAGACGTTCCCTACGGCGGAACGTAGGATGGGAAGGTCTTCGCACCGGGAGGTGGAGTTAGATGGGTGCCCTCAGGCCATGGCACATCGCGATTCTCGTGGTGGTGCTGATCTTGCTGTTCGGCGCGAAGAAGCTGCCGGACGCCGCGCGTGGCCTGGGCCGCTCGTTGCGGATCATCAAGGCCGAGACCAAGACGCTGCGCGACGACGAGGATCGCGACGTGGCGGAGAAGGCCGACGCTCAGGCCAGCCGCAAGCCGCTGGAGTCTGACGACGTGGTGTCTCCGGTGCAGGAGTCCAGGTCGGCCAAGAAGTCCACCACGGACCTGTGATCTCGACCGAGTCGTGACTCCGGTTCTCCGCCGCCGTCGGGCGGAACAATTTCAACGAGCGGCCGACGGCTCCATGCCGCTCATGGAGCACCTGCGGGAGCTGCGCAGCCGGCTGTTCAAGTCCGCCCTGGCTATCCTGGTCGGCTTCATCATCGGCTACGCCGTACACAAGCAGGTCATCCACTTCCTGACCGACCCGTACTGCAGCCTTCCGCTGGCGCACCGCAGCGGCAAGTCCTGTGAT
This genomic interval carries:
- a CDS encoding helix-turn-helix transcriptional regulator, coding for MSRSRTERLVNLVICLLSTRRFLTAAQIAATVPGYGHDPADAREHEAFQRKFERDKADLRELGVPLETGTDSVFDTEPGYRIGRRDYALPEVRLAPDEAAAVGLAARLWRHAGLAQAASSGLRKLRAAGVEVDPQATLGVEPVVSAEPAFEPLTRAVRERRAVRFDYRTPAADEPATRRLQPWGVVSLRGRWYVVGHDEDRRATRCFRLSRFASPVRLVGEPDAFRPPEQVDLIDYVAHSFAEPAATRTATVRLRPGCGNGIRRQAHAVDGDVVRLRYSDVESLASRLVGYGADVVVLDPPELRAAVIDRLRPIASRAGTARASEVSS
- a CDS encoding helix-turn-helix transcriptional regulator → MSAATDRLGRVLNLMPYLLARPGIRIADAAEDLGVTAAELRDDLQLLWVCGLPGYGPGDLIDMSLDGDTVTITYDAGIDRPLRLTPDEGLALMVALRTLAETPGLAHRDAVERALAKIESAAGEAADTAGRVAVRGPADSDRTAEVRGALDRGRALRIRYYTAGRDVSTERVVDPMRLLTVGAWSYLEAWCRRAEAVRLFRLDRIDQLTELSEPSAPPPQAQPSDLRGGTFRPTADQPQVTLLVDRGARWITEYYPCEQVDPQPDGRWRVRLRASDLTWARRLVLGLGADVEVVGPPELASAVAAEARAALAAYGID
- the tatA gene encoding Sec-independent protein translocase subunit TatA produces the protein MGALRPWHIAILVVVLILLFGAKKLPDAARGLGRSLRIIKAETKTLRDDEDRDVAEKADAQASRKPLESDDVVSPVQESRSAKKSTTDL